The Filimonas lacunae genomic sequence GCATGCGGTTGTGTCATTTTCCAGGTATCTGAACGGGTGCCGTCTGTATTTTTTTTCTGTGCGGTTAATAAGCCGTTACTCAGGGTAACATACTTATCAGGCACGGTCATCGTAATTTCTTCTGTAGTTTTTTGGTTAGGATGGTCTATCGTTGGGCACCAGGCGCTGGTGGCTTCTGTTTCGCCCTGGGTCCATATCTGGGTAGGTTTGTTTTTTTCTTCGCCTTTCGGGTTGATAAAATATAAACCTTTGGCGTCGGTAATAGCAGCACTTCCTTCGGCCTTTAGTTCGTTAGGCTTGCTTACATAATCAATATACACAGTATAGTTGTCGGCTGCGGTGTATTGTTTATCCAGTGCAATGTGCAGTTCCAGCGAATCATAACGGTAGGCTAAAGGCTTATTAGTGCCATTTTGTACCAGGGCAACGGTATTAATGTTCATGCCCTTTGCGTCCAGTATCAGCGAGTCGGTGGTGTAAAAATGCGGGTGAAGCGTAATCCAGGCTTTTCCATACATATAAGCCTTGTCGTAGTCGAATCGTACGTCCAGTTTAGTGTGTACAAGGTCGTTTGTTTTGAGGGCAGTTGCTCTGTATTGTTTTTTCCAGGGCTCTTCTTGTCGCGTTTTTTTTGCAGGTTCCTGGGCAACGGCAGCAAAAGACGCCAATGCACAGGCAGTAAGCACATATTTTATCATGAAACGGTATTTGAAGCTATAAATGTAAATGAAACCACAATGTATTGTGTAATCGTGGCCCGATTGTGGCAGATATTAGCTTATTTACGTGACTTACTATAGATTTGTCACTATTATAAAACTGGCATTCAGGATGAAGTGTACATTTTTTAGAATACAAGCCCTCTTATTGCTTATTGTATTGTTGAGTTGCCAATTGATAGGATTTGCCCAGCAAAGTCATTTTATCTATATACAATCTGATAACAAACAGCCTTTCTACGTAGAGTTCAATAAGAAAAGCTATAGCTCCAGCAGCACAGGCTATTTAATTATATCTAAAATACCGGATGGCAACCAGTCTGTTACTTTAGGCTTTACCGGTACTAAGCTACCAGCCTTTGATTTTCAGCTGTTGGTAGATGCAGATGCTGGCTTTGCCCTCAAAAATTATAATGAAAAGGGATGGGGGTTGTTTAACCTGCAAACCATGGCAATTACTATGGGAACTGCTTCGTTAAAAGCAGCTACCCAACCGCAAAAAACTGAACCTGCTGCGCCGGTGGCTACCACTAAACCAGCCGCCAGCAACCAATTTGGCGATATGTTGTCGCAGGTGGTAGACGATCCGGATTTGGCTAAAGGCACCGGAATGCAGTCGTCAACTGCTGAAAAAACAACTACAACTGGTACTAAACCTGCAACTAAGCCCGCAGCAGGCGGTACAAAGCCAGCTGGTAAAGGCACTAAAAGCAAGCCGGTAGTGACCGAAAAGCCTGTAGAAGCGGCTGAAGAAGATGTATATGGCAATGCTGCTACCAAAGGGGTAATCAAAGCAGGGGAAGAGCAGGGCGATAAAGGCACCGCCATGGTATTTATCGACTTTAATAATAAAGGAAGTGATACCGTTAAAATATTTATTCCGGAAGTAAAGGATTCGGTTGTTACGGCACAGGAACCAGCGCCCGCTGATACGGTACGTGTACCAGAAAAGCAGGCCGCTGCGGAGAAGCCCAAAGAGCGGGAAGTGGTAAAAGATACGGTAGTGGTGGCAAAAGAAACAGGGGCAGTAGGTAATCCATTTTATACCAAACCAGCAGAGCAAACGCAGTCTGTAGAGCAGGTACAGCCTGTTGAAAACAAAACCAGTGCTACTGTTACCACAGATACCACTTCTTCCGAGCCTATTCCTGAATTAAAAGTAGCTGCCTATAACTCCAACTGCACAGGTGGAATGGCTTCTGATAAAGACCTGGATAAGTTGCGTAAAAGGATGGTAAGTGAAGGCGCGGATGATAAAATGATTGTTACTGCTAAAAAAGCATTCAAGCAAAAGTGCTATACCACTGAGCAGATTAAAACTTTAGGCATGCTGTTTTTTACAGATGAAAGCAGGTATGCTTTCTACGATGCAGCTTATCCGTTCGTATATGACGTAACCAATTATGTAAGTTTGGAAAAAATGCTGCTGGACGATTATTTTAAAAAGCGTTTCAGAGCCATGTTACGTCCGTAATTTTGCCGAATGCCCCGATATTTTTTAGAAGTAGCATACAAAGGAACCCGGTATAGTGGTTTTCAGATTCAGGAGAACGTGGCCACTATACAGGCTGAGGTAGAAAGAGCCTTGAAGGTGCTGTCGCGCCAGGAAATAGAATTAACCGGTTCTTCCCGCACAGATGCCGGGGTACATGCTTTGCAAAACTATTTTCATTTTGACAGTGACAGGGAATGGACGCCCAGGCAACTATACAGCCTGAATGCTATAATAGAACCAGACGTGGTGATTAAACGTATTACACCCGTTCCGGACGATGCGCACAGCCGTTTTCATGCTACAGCGCGGGAGTATAATTATCATATCTACAGTAAAAAAGACCCGTTTCGCGACGATAGGGCTTATTTCTTTCCTTATACATTAGACACTGCCTTATTAAATCAGGCCGCTGCTATTTTGATGGAGTACCGGGATTTTACCTCTTTCTCTAAACGAAATACCCAGGTAAAAACTTTCCTGTGTAGCATCGAAATTTCCCAATGGCATTTCAACGAAGACGGAACCTTGTATTACCACGTAAAAGCGAATCGTTTTTTGCGGGGTATGGTACGGGGCCTTGTAGCCACCATG encodes the following:
- the truA gene encoding tRNA pseudouridine(38-40) synthase TruA produces the protein MPRYFLEVAYKGTRYSGFQIQENVATIQAEVERALKVLSRQEIELTGSSRTDAGVHALQNYFHFDSDREWTPRQLYSLNAIIEPDVVIKRITPVPDDAHSRFHATAREYNYHIYSKKDPFRDDRAYFFPYTLDTALLNQAAAILMEYRDFTSFSKRNTQVKTFLCSIEISQWHFNEDGTLYYHVKANRFLRGMVRGLVATMLKVGRGALSLDDFRKVIEAKDCSKADFSAPGHGLFLVAVHYPEGLLNNE
- a CDS encoding DUF4476 domain-containing protein produces the protein MKCTFFRIQALLLLIVLLSCQLIGFAQQSHFIYIQSDNKQPFYVEFNKKSYSSSSTGYLIISKIPDGNQSVTLGFTGTKLPAFDFQLLVDADAGFALKNYNEKGWGLFNLQTMAITMGTASLKAATQPQKTEPAAPVATTKPAASNQFGDMLSQVVDDPDLAKGTGMQSSTAEKTTTTGTKPATKPAAGGTKPAGKGTKSKPVVTEKPVEAAEEDVYGNAATKGVIKAGEEQGDKGTAMVFIDFNNKGSDTVKIFIPEVKDSVVTAQEPAPADTVRVPEKQAAAEKPKEREVVKDTVVVAKETGAVGNPFYTKPAEQTQSVEQVQPVENKTSATVTTDTTSSEPIPELKVAAYNSNCTGGMASDKDLDKLRKRMVSEGADDKMIVTAKKAFKQKCYTTEQIKTLGMLFFTDESRYAFYDAAYPFVYDVTNYVSLEKMLLDDYFKKRFRAMLRP